In Portunus trituberculatus isolate SZX2019 chromosome 24, ASM1759143v1, whole genome shotgun sequence, a single genomic region encodes these proteins:
- the LOC123508200 gene encoding glutamate receptor ionotropic, delta-2-like — MVDVSPFGLKTDPANPVEGSANQWEGDGLGGLPVEVYSDVDGALKELQERPNEYSSVSVVVYGSPSFLQETVTQAVGMGVVVSGRAWVLVSKVAEWHQSVFPSTLLTYQHNLVLVTPLLRTPRTPAPGEWVIFKFYAESNLTNLADWQGAQGQILKIYLSSKDFLGDLSDFELLDITDYTCRSVICGRLGGRGGESLESHTGRTLHRLTFLNGGLAWVGVGCGRAGGHVSLTADPFSLPAHLGNITIPVAVVKGSPTLSLVRNSDGGHYLDGFLGEILRLLQQDLDFRVVVSQIPGFGNRLANGTWIGIVGAVARKEVEVGLASLSISHIRYQVVEFSEHLISTGVFLMYPARQLTQPVSTVFLVFSPELWGCLLGQITLLGTVLYLACYRDAAEGNHSPLYYLFASFRTFVYQGTLEPQTTATRLTYLSSLIFALVVYALYSGNLTAVLSLPRLQEYPKSAEEMLEQGYAPLLTKGFHQYDYFKFSPLDALRTLFRHAEEKGTIYPFGRIDHKTALQRFSKGRVASVITPLGIVFRQNSGADRQQPCPFYVESAPLKLGFISIILQKNSFFSEIINARLRWLRDSGNLREIYGRYNVIQCVPSGSASGTSRPLSLTVLLGAFIMWLCGVLVSCAIFLLEFLASRGRKS; from the exons ATGGTTGATGTGTCACCCTTCGGACTCAAAACTGACCCCGCAAATCCCGTGGAAGGCTCAGCTAACCAGTGGGAGGGCGATGGCTTAGGTGGGTTACCGGTGGAGGTGTACTCTGATGTCGACGGCGCCCTTAAGGAACTGCAAGAGCGTCCTAACGAGTACAGCAGCGTTAGTGTGGTTGTTTATGGCTCTCCGTCCTTCCTGCAGGAGACGGTGACGCAG GCCGTGGGGATGGGCGTGGTGGTGTCGGGGCGGGCGTGGGTGTTGGTGAGCAAGGTGGCGGAGTGGCATCAATCTGTCTTTCCCAGTACGCTTCTTACTTACCAACAcaacctggtgctggtgacgccTCTGCTCAGGACACCTCGCACCCCCGCCCCAGGTGAG TGGGTTATCTTTAAGTTTTACGCTGAGAGCAATTTAACAAACTTGGCGGACTGGCAAGGAGCCCAAGGCCAGATACTCAAGATTTACCTGTCCAGTAAGGATTTTCTGGGTGACCTGAGTGACTTTGAACTGTTGGATATAACAGACTATACCTGCAGGAGTGTTATTTGTGGCAGACTTGGcgggagaggcggggagagcTTGGAGAGCCACACGGGAAGAA CCCTCCATCGCCTCACCTTTCTGAATGGCGGCCtggcgtgggtgggtgtgggctgTGGGCGTGCCGGTGGGCATGTGTCCCTCACTGCTGACCCCTTCTCGCTCCCTGCCCATCTTGGTAACATCACCATTCCTGTGGCTGTTGTGAAG gGATCGCCCACGCTGAGTCTGGTGAGGAATTCTGACGGGGGACACTATCTTGACGGATTCCTAGGGGAGATCCTTAGACTCCTTCAGCAGGACCTTGACTTCCGCGTGGTGGTGTCTCAGATTCCTGGCTTTGGGAACCGCCTAGCCAACGGAACCTGGATTGGCATTGTGGGTGCCGTGGCTagaaag gaggtggaggtgggccTGGCGTCGCTGTCCATCTCTCACATCAGGTATCAGGTGGTGGAGTTTTCAGAGCACCTAATATCAACCGGCGTGTTTCTCATGTACCCCGCCAGACAGCTCACCCAGCCCGTGTCCACCGTGTTCCTCGTCTTCTCCCCCGAG TTATGGGGCTGCTTGCTGGGCCAAATAACGCTGCTCGGGACCGTCCTGTACCTCGCCTGCTACCGTGACGCCGCCGAGGGGAATCACTCGCCTCTCTACTACCTATTTGCCTCCTTCAGAACCTTCGTGtaccaag GTACCCTTGAGCCCCAAACCACCGCTACTCGACTCACCTACTTGTCCTCTCTCATCTTCGCTCTTGTGGTGTACGCtttgtatag CGGTAACCTGACGGCGGTGTTGTCGTTACCGAGACTGCAGGAGTACCCGAAGAGTGCCGAGGAGATGCTGGAGCAAGGTTACGCACCCCTCCTCACCAAGGGCTTCCACCAGTACGACTATTTCAAG TTCTCCCCTCTAGACGCCTTGAGGACGCTCTTCCGGCACGCTGAGGAGAAGGGAACTATCTATCCCTTCGGCAGGATTGACCATAAGACAGCCCTTCAAAGGTTTAGCAAGGGGCGTGTTGCATCTGTTA TCACACCTCTCGGCATAGTGTTTAGACAGAATAGCGGCGCCGACCGTCAGCAGCCGTGCCCCTTCTACGTGGAATCAGCGCCCTTGAAACTCGGCTTCATATCAATCATTCTGCAGAAAAACTCCTTCTTCAGCGAAATTATCAACGCAAg GCTGCGGTGGCTGAGGGATAGTGGAAACCTGAGGGAGATTTATGGCCGGTACAACGTGATTCAGTGCGTCCCCAGCGGCAGCGCGAGTGGCACCTCCCGCCCCCTGTCCCTCACCGTGCTGCTCGGCGCCTTCATCATGTGGCTCTGCGGGGTCCTCGTCTCCTGCGCCATCTTCCTTCTCGAGTTCCTAGCATCACGTGGTAGAAAGTCCTAA